CAAGCTGCTCCGCTGGAACTCCCCGGCAGAGGCCATTTACGAGGAACTGCTACACTTCCCTAACCCCGAAAGTGTTGCACTTCATTTTTGAATCCGGGCGATGGGAGGGCACGCGCCGTTTCTGCTATAATCCCCGCGCTCCGCGTCTTGCGGGGCTTACGCGCATGCCTGAGGACGCAAACCGCAGGGACCCCAAATCCGGCGAAGGTCAGGGTGAGGAGGGCGGCAAGCAGTATCCGGCCAAACTCCCCATACTCGCCCTCAAAAACGTGGTGGTCTTTCCGCATCTCGTCATCCCGGTGCACGTGGGGCGGGAGCGCTCGCTCGCGGCAATCGACGAGGCCAGCCCGAACGACAAGCTCGTGGGCGTCCTGACCCAGAAGAACGAGGACATTGACGAGCCGGGCGCGGACGACCTGTTCAAAATCGGCACGATTTGCCTAATCCTGCGCGTTCTCAAGCTCCCCGAAGGCGGGGTGCGCGTGCTCATCCAGGGGCTGTCGCGCTTCGAAGTCGTCGAGTACATTGACAACCCGAAGTACATCGAGGCGGTGATCAAATCCCACCCGGAAGTGCAGACGGACGACCTGGAGGTTCAGGCGCTCCAGCGCGGCGTGACCGACCTGTTCCGGGAGTACGTCCAGCTTTCGCGCAGCCTGCCCCAGGAAGTGATCGTCGCGGCGAACAACGTGACCGATCCGGGGATGCTTGCGGACATGGTTGCGGCGAACATTCAGATTTCGCTCCAGTCGCGCCAGCAGATTCTCGAAACGATTCCGGTAGGCAAGCGGCTGGAAGCCGTCACCGCCGTCCTGACAAAGGAAATCCAGCTCCTCAACATGACCAACAAGATTCAATCCCAGGTCCAAGAGGAGGTGGGCAAATCCCAGCGCGAATATTTCCTGCGCGAGCAGATGAAAGCGATACGCAAGGAGCTTGGCGAAACCGACGAACGCGAGCAGGAAACCGAGCGGTACAAGGTCAAGATCGAGCAGGCGGGCATGCCGAAGGAAGTGCGCGAGAAAACGCTGGGCGAGCTTGAGCGTCTCACGCGTATGCATCCGGAAAGCGCCGAAGCGGGAGTCATTCGAACCTACCTCGACCTTTTATGCGACCTGCCGTGGAGCAAGGAATCCGAGGACACGATTGAAATAAAGGACGCCAGGAAGATTCTCGACGAGGACCACTACGGACTCGAAGAGATCAAAGAGAGGCTTCTGGAATTTCTGGGCGTGCTTAAGCTTCGCGGCGGCGACATAAAAGGCCCGATTCTATGCCTCATCGGCCCGCCCGGCGTCGGCAAAACCTCGCTCGGGCGCAGCGTGGCGAGGGCGCTCGGCCGAAAGTTCGTGCGGATGTCGCTGGGCGGAGTGCGCGACGAGGCGGAGATACGCGGCCACCGCCGCACTTACGTGGGCGCGCTGCCGGGAAGGATAATCCAGGGAATCAAGAACGCGGGGACGCGCAATCCGGTGTTCGTTTTGGACGAAATAGACAAGGTGGGCGCGGACTTCCGCGGCGATCCGTCCAGCGCGCTTCTG
The window above is part of the bacterium genome. Proteins encoded here:
- the lon gene encoding endopeptidase La translates to MPEDANRRDPKSGEGQGEEGGKQYPAKLPILALKNVVVFPHLVIPVHVGRERSLAAIDEASPNDKLVGVLTQKNEDIDEPGADDLFKIGTICLILRVLKLPEGGVRVLIQGLSRFEVVEYIDNPKYIEAVIKSHPEVQTDDLEVQALQRGVTDLFREYVQLSRSLPQEVIVAANNVTDPGMLADMVAANIQISLQSRQQILETIPVGKRLEAVTAVLTKEIQLLNMTNKIQSQVQEEVGKSQREYFLREQMKAIRKELGETDEREQETERYKVKIEQAGMPKEVREKTLGELERLTRMHPESAEAGVIRTYLDLLCDLPWSKESEDTIEIKDARKILDEDHYGLEEIKERLLEFLGVLKLRGGDIKGPILCLIGPPGVGKTSLGRSVARALGRKFVRMSLGGVRDEAEIRGHRRTYVGALPGRIIQGIKNAGTRNPVFVLDEIDKVGADFRGDPSSALLEALDPEQNFSFSDHYLEVPFDLSKVLFIATGNMLDTIPPPLRDRMEVIQLPGYTELEKIRIARDFLLPRQMENHGLKREHFEISSSALRNIILNYTREAGLRNLERELAKICRKIALRVAEGEAKKQKIGVPELEKYLGVRKFEFEHERRRAEIGVVTSLFWTAAGGDIGMIEASTMPGAGNLLLTGKLGDVMRESCKAAQTWVRSNAKSLGIDYEEFKNNDLHIHFPAGAIPKDGPSAGVTIATAIVSLFTGKPAVPSVAMTGEITLKGRILPVGGLKEKLLAAKRSGLKKVILPKANETDIKEVPPEILSKLDLVFVENVEEAIPHVLTEKGGRARAAAKKKASSGKPTSAGKAKASKKPAGGKKAANSKSAAKPAAKKRGQAGPRISPLR